Proteins encoded by one window of Cydia splendana chromosome 14, ilCydSple1.2, whole genome shotgun sequence:
- the LOC134796677 gene encoding uncharacterized protein LOC134796677 — MSKLVFLCLMIGVASAATFRGRVPKKPAHLAHKEGCYVEDVNDVIPYGSMATPIGKCVRIECGGDMLYYATCGSVATNDPKCHKTKGDLTKPYPHCCPTIKCDAENQV; from the exons ATGTCGAAGTTGGTATTTTTGTGTTTGATGATTGGAGTGGCTAGTGCTGCTACGTTTAGAGGGAGAGTGCCGAAAAAACCAGCGCATTTAG CTCACAAAGAAGGCTGCTACGTGGAGGACGTAAATGATGTCATCCCGTACGGGTCCATGGCTACCCCCATCGGCAAATGCGTCCGGATAGAGTGTGGAGGGGACATGCTGTACTATGCCAC aTGCGGGTCGGTGGCGACTAACGATCCGAAATGCCACAAGACAAAAGGGGATCTCACGAAGCCCTACCCCCATTGCTGCCCTACGATCAAGTGTGACGCCGAAAACCAAGTCTAA